The genomic region CCCAGATTGTGTTCCACTTCAAGGTGATCAAGAACGCGGGCAACCACCATATCCACCAGATCGTCAATCGTCTCCGGGCGGTTGTAGAATCCCGGGCTTGCCGGCATGATAACTGCACCGGCCTCCTCGGCAGCGAGCATGTTCTTCAAATGGATCTTGGAGAGCGGCATCTCCCGGGTGACAAGAATGCATTTCCGGTGCTCCTTGAGACAGACATCCGCGGCCCGGGTGATCAGGTTGTCCGCGTACCCGGTGGCTATCGCAGCGAGCGTCTTGGCACTGCAGGGAATCACGACCATGCCATCGTACTTGTGCGACCCGCTCGCAACGGAGGCGAAGAGCTTGTCGTTATCATGGTAGGTGGCAGGGAACCCGTCGAGCGATACGCCTTCGTGGGCTGCGATCTTTTTTGCAACATCCGAGACGATGATATGGACATCGGCATCCCGGCACAGCACTTCCAGCAGGCGGCGGGCATAGCAGGCCCCGCTTGCTCCCGTCACCCCGACAACATACTCCTTTCTCATAGATTCCTCGCGCTCTCCTGTGATACCAATGTCGGAGCGGGGACAAAAAGAGTTTGTGCCGGAACAGCCGGCACTCCCTGCGGGTTACTTGTTCTTCATCGGGGCAAAGAACCGGAACCGGACCTGGGATTCCTCAATCTTGCGGGCATGGGAGGGGTTAAGATCGCGGCGCGCCTCGATGACCAGGGTATTGAGGATATTGTGGAGCCGGAGCGTATCATAGTCCTTGTCTTTGTGCTCGTTCAGGAAATCCAGAAGATCGTTGGTGCTCTTCAGCACACCGGTGCTGCCGACAAGGTTGAGACGGTTGAGGGTAAGGGCGAGATTCTTCTTTGCGATATCCATCTTGTAGGGATCTCCCCCGGCGAGATTGAGCTCGGTTATCGCGTTTAAGAGGTCGGTATAGACCCTGAGTTTATGTGTGCTCTCATGCATTCTCCGCTCGGATGTACGGAGTTTCATTAGGGATATGGCAACAACAATTATCACTGCCACAACACCACAGATTACAACAATCCAGTCTTCGATCATACAGATTCACCTCAAACAGTTACGGATTCCTCTTTGCCACGGTAACCCACACTTTTACCTGGTCTCCTTTCATGGTGATCGCATAGGGTCCCTGATTATACATCGGGATCATCTGGTTTTCGATCCTTGGGAACCTCCCGCCGTACCCGAACGATTCCGCTTTCCGCGTGTTTGTGTTGGTCACATTCATGGTGAACCAGGACGAATTGAGGCTCTGGTTGTTCCAGGGAATGACTTTTAACGAGATTCCCCAGGAGGGATTGTCTACGATAAAAGACCGCTCGATGCTATCCGTCTCATTACTGAAGACATTGCCATACGGAAGATCGAAATACACGTCACCAAGGGTGAAGGAAGGCTGGTAGGTCTGTTTTGTCGGGGTTGCCGCAGAAGTTGCCGTCGTTGTTGGCTGCGGGGAGAGGGGGATGGGGGTCTGCGTACAGCCGGTGAAGAAAACACCTGCAAGAACCAGCACGAGCATTACTATTCCACAGCCTTTCATAGTGGAGTGTTTGGGTGCAGGATTATATTTTTTTATGGTATTTATTGTGCCCGCGGGAACAGAGACCCGGTCAGGGAGACCAAAAAGATCGGCCGGGAGTTTTGCAAAGAAACGGGCAGGGATTGAGCCGGGGGGTTAAAAGAGGGTGTCCTGCCGGGTGGGTTTCTTGAGATGGAGAACGTCGATCCCTGCTTCAGAAACGATCTCCCGGAGTTCGGGAAGCGTGTAAACCCCAAGACGCCACTGCTCCCGCCGGGTCTCGTTCAGGGTCCGCGCCCGGGGCGAGATCTCCTCGAGACCGACTACGGAATGCCGGTTTTTCACCCGGACTCCGAGGGAGATCTCCCGGGGGATCGCGGGGATATCCACGAGAACCTGTTCGGGCAGGACACCGGCCTGCTCTGCAATCTCCGCTGCCAGTTCCCGGCTCTTCTCTATAGAGACGCCGGCATGAAAAACCGGGGTATTGACCTGGTCGCTGCCGGCATAGATCGCACGCTTGTACAGCCGCCGCCCGT from uncultured Methanoregula sp. harbors:
- a CDS encoding UbiX family flavin prenyltransferase; this translates as MRKEYVVGVTGASGACYARRLLEVLCRDADVHIIVSDVAKKIAAHEGVSLDGFPATYHDNDKLFASVASGSHKYDGMVVIPCSAKTLAAIATGYADNLITRAADVCLKEHRKCILVTREMPLSKIHLKNMLAAEEAGAVIMPASPGFYNRPETIDDLVDMVVARVLDHLEVEHNLGERWSGYDA